TCTTGGATACCGTGATTCTGATAAGCCAGGTGCTGATGGGGCTGGCGATGATCCTGGCTTTCGTGCGACTGGTGCGAGGCCCGAGCTTGCCGGACAGAGTGGTGGCGCTTGAGTTGTTCTCCACCATCATCGTCGGTCTGGTAGGCACCTATGCCATCAAGTCGGATGTGGCGAGCTTTCTCGATGCCGCTATCGTCATCGCACTGATGGCCTTCCTGGCGGCGATTGGTTTTGCCCGCTTCCTGGAGCGTGGAGGACCACGTGATGATTGATGTAATAAAGGGAGCCCTGATCATTGCCGGCGCGCTGTTCATGCTGCTCGCTTCGCTTGGCATCCTTCGCCTGCCTGACCTGCTGACGCGCATGCATGCCACCACCAAGGCGGCGGCCCTCGGGGTGATCCTGGTGATGCTGGCGGTCGCACTGCATTTTGGCGAGGCGGGAGTGGTGGCGCGTGCCTTCGCGATCATCACCTTCATCCTGATGACCGCTCCGGTAGCGGCTCACGTGATTGGCCGCGCCGGTTACTTCGTGGGTTCAAAACTGTGGAGCGGGACGGTCAAGGATGAGTTGCGACCCAACTACGACCCTCTTACCCATGAACTGAAAAGCGGCATGGAGACCGAAGCCAACGCCGCTCGGACGGCCAAGGATACCGACGCCCCCTGACAGGGCGTGTGCTAGCTCTTTGCTCTGACAGCTACTGCCTCAAGGATCACCATGCGCAAACTCGTTCTGACCTCGTTGATGATTACCGCGCTGGCGGGGTGCCAGGCCACTCCCGGCGGCTCTCAGCCACTCGCTGCCGACCCCGCTTCCGGTATCGAAGCCTCGAACGACGAGGCGCGGCGGGGTGAGTCGAGTACCGCTCAGACGGCCAATGCAGCCCCCCAGGAAACGCCAGCGAACTTCGAGGCCTGGGTCGACTCCTTCCGCCGCCAGGCGCGGGCCGAGGGGATCTCCACGGCGACGCTCGACGAGGCCTTCGCCAACGTCCGCTATCAGCCACGGATCATCGAGCTCGACCGTTCACAGCCGGAGTTCGTGCGTCCGATCTGGGAGTATCTCGATAGCGCCGTCTCCTCGACGCGCATCAGCCAGGGGCGCCAGAAGCTCGATGAACATCGCGACACGGCCCACCAGATGGAGCAGCGCTACGGCGTACCCGCCGAGATCGTGGTGGCGATCTGGGGCATCGAGAGCAACTATGGCGGCAATTTCGGCAGCTTCTCTACCATCGATGCGCTGGCCACCCTGGGCTATGAGGGGCGTCGCCAGAGCTTCGCTCGTGGCGAGTTGATGGCGGCCCTGCGGATCATCGAGCAAGGCGATATCGCCGCTCAGCGTATGATCGGCTCCTGGGCCGGGGCCATGGGCCATACCCAGTTCATTCCCTCGAGCTTCGAGGCGTATGCGGTGGATGGAGATGGTGATGGCCGTCGCGACATCTGGGAGAGTATTTCCGATGTCATGGCATCGACCGCCAACTACCTGGCACGGGCCGGCTGGCAGCGTGGCCAGCCGTGGGGGGTGGAGGTCGAGCTTGGTGACGGCTTCGACTATGCCCAGGCCGATACGACTCGGCGCAGCAGTCGTGAATGGGCCGCGCATGGTGTGCGCCGAGTCGGTGGTGGCGCACTGCCGGAGTTCAGCGAGGCGACGGTGGTAGTGCCGGCTGGCGCCCAAGGCCCGGCGTTTTTGGTCGGCCCCAATTTCCGCGCCATCCTGCGCTACAACAACGCCACCAGCTATGCGCTGGCGGTGGGTACGCTGAGCGATCAGATCGCCGGACGCGGTGGGGTACAGCACTCCTGGCCACGCGATGAGCAGCCGCTGACGCGCAGTCAGGTCAGGGAGCTGCAGGAGCGCCTGAATGCGCGCGGGTTCGACACCGGCACCCCGGATGGGGTCTTCGGTCCCAATACGCGCAGCGGGCTGCGTGACTATCAG
This DNA window, taken from Halomonas sp. TA22, encodes the following:
- a CDS encoding monovalent cation/H+ antiporter complex subunit F, producing the protein MDTVILISQVLMGLAMILAFVRLVRGPSLPDRVVALELFSTIIVGLVGTYAIKSDVASFLDAAIVIALMAFLAAIGFARFLERGGPRDD
- a CDS encoding lytic murein transglycosylase, with the translated sequence MRKLVLTSLMITALAGCQATPGGSQPLAADPASGIEASNDEARRGESSTAQTANAAPQETPANFEAWVDSFRRQARAEGISTATLDEAFANVRYQPRIIELDRSQPEFVRPIWEYLDSAVSSTRISQGRQKLDEHRDTAHQMEQRYGVPAEIVVAIWGIESNYGGNFGSFSTIDALATLGYEGRRQSFARGELMAALRIIEQGDIAAQRMIGSWAGAMGHTQFIPSSFEAYAVDGDGDGRRDIWESISDVMASTANYLARAGWQRGQPWGVEVELGDGFDYAQADTTRRSSREWAAHGVRRVGGGALPEFSEATVVVPAGAQGPAFLVGPNFRAILRYNNATSYALAVGTLSDQIAGRGGVQHSWPRDEQPLTRSQVRELQERLNARGFDTGTPDGVFGPNTRSGLRDYQRSEGFTPDGFATLRLLERMRGN
- the mnhG gene encoding monovalent cation/H(+) antiporter subunit G, producing the protein MIDVIKGALIIAGALFMLLASLGILRLPDLLTRMHATTKAAALGVILVMLAVALHFGEAGVVARAFAIITFILMTAPVAAHVIGRAGYFVGSKLWSGTVKDELRPNYDPLTHELKSGMETEANAARTAKDTDAP